One window from the genome of Streptomyces sp. NBC_01476 encodes:
- a CDS encoding nitroreductase family deazaflavin-dependent oxidoreductase encodes MTTAYDPATVKISPSSWVAEQATRYEESDGTEATDLNGSPCLLLDYLGRRSGDWLRTVLIYGRDGDDYLIVASKGGAPEHPQWFLSLQENPEVHLRVLGERFTARAEVLPPEEKARVWPHLLEVYPPYAEYQEKTDRDIPVIRLRRV; translated from the coding sequence ATGACCACCGCATACGACCCGGCCACCGTGAAGATCAGCCCCTCCAGCTGGGTGGCAGAACAGGCCACCCGCTACGAGGAGTCGGACGGCACCGAGGCCACCGACCTGAACGGTTCGCCCTGCCTGCTGCTTGACTACCTCGGCCGCCGCAGCGGCGACTGGCTCCGCACCGTGCTGATCTACGGCCGCGACGGCGACGACTACCTGATCGTCGCGTCCAAGGGCGGCGCACCCGAGCACCCCCAGTGGTTCCTCAGCCTCCAGGAGAACCCCGAGGTGCATCTGCGGGTGCTGGGCGAGCGGTTCACCGCCCGCGCCGAGGTGCTCCCGCCCGAGGAGAAGGCCCGGGTCTGGCCGCACCTGCTGGAGGTGTACCCGCCCTACGCGGAGTACCAGGAAAAGACCGACCGGGACATTCCGGTGATCAGACTGCGCCGGGTCTGA
- a CDS encoding CaiB/BaiF CoA transferase family protein, translating into MTSELSDRAPATAGPGPLAGIRVVELAGIGPGPFAAMLLADLGADVVRVDRPGGPGLGIDPARDVTNRNKRSVLIDLKAADGADTVLGLAERADILIEGYRPGVAERLGVGPDACLARNPRLVYGRITGWGQDGPLAATAGHDIGYIAVTGALALSGRQGPPSAPANLLGDYAGGSLYLVTGVLAALHHAREHRSGQVVDAAVVDGTAHLTAMIHGMRAAGAWQDRRGANLLDGGAPFYGVYETADGGHMAVGALEQRFYDEFAALLGLSGPEAALRADPARWETLRTAVAARFRTRTRDEWTGVFTGTDACVAPVLSLAEAPGHPQLSARGTFTEDAGTVQPAPAPRFSATPAALRRPPAPPGAHTADVAADWDVPALLGRPGPRA; encoded by the coding sequence GTGACATCAGAACTGTCAGACCGGGCGCCGGCCACCGCCGGGCCCGGTCCCCTGGCAGGCATCCGCGTCGTCGAGCTGGCCGGGATCGGGCCGGGCCCGTTCGCCGCCATGCTCCTCGCCGACCTCGGCGCCGACGTGGTCCGGGTCGACCGGCCCGGCGGCCCCGGCCTCGGCATCGACCCGGCCCGCGACGTCACCAACCGCAACAAGCGCTCGGTCCTGATCGACCTCAAGGCCGCCGACGGCGCGGACACCGTACTCGGCCTGGCCGAACGCGCCGACATCCTGATCGAGGGTTACCGTCCCGGGGTCGCCGAGCGGCTCGGCGTCGGCCCGGACGCGTGTCTGGCCCGCAACCCCCGGCTGGTCTACGGCCGGATCACCGGCTGGGGCCAGGACGGACCGCTCGCGGCCACCGCGGGCCACGACATCGGCTACATCGCGGTCACCGGCGCCCTCGCCCTGAGCGGCAGGCAAGGGCCGCCGTCCGCCCCCGCCAACCTGCTCGGCGACTACGCCGGCGGCTCCCTCTACCTCGTCACCGGCGTGCTCGCCGCCCTGCACCACGCCCGCGAACACCGCAGCGGCCAGGTGGTGGACGCGGCCGTCGTGGACGGCACCGCCCACCTGACCGCGATGATCCACGGCATGCGCGCGGCCGGCGCCTGGCAGGACCGCCGTGGCGCCAACCTGCTGGACGGCGGCGCGCCCTTCTACGGCGTGTACGAGACCGCGGACGGCGGCCATATGGCGGTCGGCGCCCTGGAACAGCGGTTCTACGACGAATTCGCCGCGCTGCTCGGCCTGTCAGGCCCCGAGGCGGCGCTGCGCGCCGACCCGGCCCGCTGGGAGACGCTGCGCACCGCCGTCGCCGCCCGGTTCCGTACCCGCACCCGTGACGAGTGGACCGGCGTGTTCACCGGCACCGACGCGTGCGTCGCCCCCGTACTCTCGCTCGCGGAGGCACCCGGGCATCCGCAGCTGTCCGCCCGGGGCACCTTCACCGAGGACGCCGGGACGGTCCAGCCGGCGCCCGCACCCCGCTTCTCCGCCACCCCGGCCGCCCTGCGCCGGCCGCCCGCGCCACCGGGGGCGCACACCGCGGACGTCGCCGCAGACTGGGACGTACCCGCACTGCTCGGCAGACCCGGACCGCGAGCCTGA
- the pspAB gene encoding PspA-associated protein PspAB — protein sequence MGLLDVLLGRTRPVRPDLDQLFGLSSAAITLRAASELRPTGLGSVCFAAVEGGAFAEMQQDLRALVPVETSQDTYGYTWLLTRHDPEAVTDLVTDLHAINSALEERGFGPQLLCSLVGFKDPAGRSLALVYLYKRGSFYPFAPLPGEKRDSALELQIKALVVNDLRLENDLSRWFPVWGAPGL from the coding sequence ATGGGCCTGCTGGATGTGCTGCTGGGGCGGACCAGACCGGTCCGCCCCGACCTCGACCAGCTCTTCGGCCTCAGCTCCGCGGCGATCACGCTGCGGGCGGCGAGCGAACTGCGGCCCACCGGGCTGGGCTCGGTCTGCTTCGCCGCCGTCGAAGGGGGCGCCTTCGCCGAGATGCAGCAGGACCTGCGCGCACTGGTGCCGGTGGAGACGTCCCAGGACACGTACGGCTACACCTGGCTGCTGACCCGGCACGACCCGGAGGCGGTCACCGACCTCGTCACCGATCTGCACGCGATCAACTCCGCACTGGAGGAACGCGGCTTCGGCCCGCAGCTGCTCTGCTCGCTGGTCGGCTTCAAGGACCCGGCCGGCCGCTCACTGGCGCTGGTCTATCTCTACAAGCGCGGCTCCTTCTACCCGTTCGCGCCGCTGCCGGGCGAGAAGCGGGACAGCGCGCTGGAACTGCAGATCAAGGCGCTGGTCGTCAACGACCTGCGCCTGGAGAACGATCTGTCCCGCTGGTTCCCGGTCTGGGGCGCACCGGGGTTGTGA
- a CDS encoding primary-amine oxidase, protein MTCCSTDSTDSTGSIGSTDPAATTASAAPHPLDPLTAAEITTAREVLVAEGRVTAGTRFPLVLCDEPDRHTVHAHREGDPFSRRVRVTLLDTATGRGAEALVDVTARLLLSYRELDAATDGQPPLLFEEYESCDEIVKADPGWRKAMADRGVTDLSLVIAAPLAAGNFGIAAETGRRMLRSLTFLRCSESDNPFAHPVGGLVADVDLTERRVLRLIDTGVVPTPAECGRYEAEFTGPARTDLRPLEITQPQGPSFTLEGPVLSWQNWRLRLDFNAREGLVLHQLTHRDGDRERPVLHRASIAEMAVPYAEPDAARNWVCYLDAGEYLLGRNANSLRLGCDCLGEITYVDALLTDDHGRPEPLPNAICIHEEDAGLLWKHTNIFDDFAVDSRRSRRLVISYIATLGNYDYGFYWYLHQDGTIAFEAKATGLVQTSAVAAGTDSPYGTEIAPGLLAPNHQHLFCARLDVAVDGPANTVEEVDVVRVPMGPDNPNGNAFTSRATPITDSGDGGRVADASAGRRWRIANPGSLNRMGRPVAYTLLPEQNPLLLAQPGSPVAERVAYATRNLWVTRYRPERHYPDGDYPNQHPGRTGVVSWAQPGESLENTDLTLWHSFGPTHLPRLEDWPVMPVDVCGFTLKPTGFFDRNPALDLPAEQGHGGADHQDHCHP, encoded by the coding sequence ATGACCTGCTGCTCCACGGACTCCACAGATTCCACCGGCTCCATCGGCTCCACCGACCCCGCGGCCACGACCGCGTCAGCCGCCCCGCACCCGCTCGACCCGCTCACCGCCGCCGAGATCACCACCGCCCGCGAGGTGCTGGTGGCCGAGGGCCGGGTCACCGCCGGCACCCGCTTCCCGCTGGTGCTCTGCGACGAGCCGGACCGGCACACGGTCCACGCCCACCGGGAGGGCGACCCCTTCTCCCGCCGGGTCCGGGTCACCCTGCTGGACACCGCGACCGGCCGCGGCGCCGAGGCACTGGTGGACGTCACCGCCCGGCTGCTGCTGTCGTACCGGGAACTCGACGCGGCGACGGACGGCCAACCGCCGCTGCTCTTCGAGGAGTACGAATCCTGCGACGAGATCGTCAAGGCCGACCCGGGCTGGCGCAAGGCGATGGCCGACCGCGGTGTCACCGACCTCTCCCTGGTGATCGCCGCGCCGCTGGCGGCCGGCAACTTCGGTATCGCGGCCGAGACCGGCCGCCGGATGCTCCGCTCGCTGACCTTCCTGCGCTGCTCCGAGAGCGACAACCCGTTCGCGCACCCGGTCGGCGGCCTGGTCGCCGACGTCGACCTCACCGAACGCCGGGTCCTGCGGCTGATCGACACCGGCGTCGTCCCCACCCCGGCCGAATGCGGGCGCTACGAGGCCGAGTTCACCGGCCCGGCCCGCACCGACCTGCGCCCGCTGGAGATCACCCAGCCGCAGGGGCCGTCCTTCACCCTGGAAGGACCGGTGCTCAGCTGGCAGAACTGGCGGCTGCGGCTGGACTTCAACGCCCGTGAGGGCCTGGTGCTGCACCAGCTCACCCACCGCGACGGCGACCGCGAGCGGCCGGTGCTGCACCGCGCCTCGATCGCCGAGATGGCGGTGCCGTACGCAGAACCCGACGCGGCCCGCAACTGGGTCTGCTACCTGGACGCCGGCGAGTACCTGCTGGGCCGCAACGCCAACTCACTGCGGCTGGGCTGCGACTGCCTCGGCGAGATCACCTACGTCGACGCGCTGCTCACCGACGACCACGGCCGCCCCGAGCCGCTGCCCAACGCGATCTGCATCCACGAGGAGGACGCCGGGCTGCTCTGGAAGCACACCAACATCTTCGACGACTTCGCCGTGGACAGCCGCCGTTCGCGCCGCCTGGTGATCTCGTACATCGCCACCCTCGGCAACTACGACTACGGCTTCTACTGGTACCTCCACCAGGACGGCACCATCGCCTTCGAGGCCAAGGCCACCGGGCTCGTCCAGACCTCGGCCGTGGCAGCGGGCACCGACTCGCCGTACGGCACCGAGATCGCACCCGGGCTGCTCGCCCCCAACCACCAGCACCTGTTCTGCGCCCGGCTCGACGTGGCGGTCGACGGCCCGGCCAACACGGTCGAGGAAGTCGACGTGGTGCGGGTGCCGATGGGGCCGGACAACCCCAACGGCAACGCGTTCACCAGCCGGGCCACCCCGATCACCGACAGCGGCGACGGCGGCCGGGTGGCGGACGCCTCGGCCGGCCGGCGGTGGCGCATCGCCAACCCCGGCTCGCTCAACCGGATGGGCCGCCCGGTGGCGTACACCCTGCTGCCCGAGCAGAACCCGCTGCTGCTCGCGCAGCCGGGTTCGCCGGTCGCCGAACGGGTGGCGTACGCGACCCGGAACCTCTGGGTGACCCGCTACCGGCCCGAGCGGCACTACCCGGACGGCGACTACCCCAACCAGCACCCGGGCAGGACCGGCGTCGTCAGCTGGGCACAGCCGGGCGAGTCGCTGGAGAACACCGACCTCACGCTCTGGCACTCGTTCGGCCCCACCCACCTGCCCCGGTTGGAGGACTGGCCGGTCATGCCGGTCGACGTGTGCGGCTTCACGCTCAAGCCGACCGGCTTCTTCGACCGCAACCCGGCGCTCGACCTGCCGGCGGAACAGGGCCACGGCGGCGCGGACCACCAGGACCACTGCCACCCCTGA
- a CDS encoding APC family permease: MLTGSTTEISTFKGEDRALRADRIGTPGLLLSVLAATAPLMVIAGVVPTTFAAVGIVGVPLIFLILGIVLVLFSFGYAEMSRHVHNAGAFYAYIARGLGGTVGAAASYVALASYSILQCGIYGIFGFEISSQIAVHWNHTVDWWWPALGGVVVAGVFGALKIDVNAKVLGVLLLVETALIVIFDVSFLSDPGPQGVSLHAFSPDAVTGAGFGTALCFCIAGFTGFEQAPVYAEETEKPQRVVARVMFLAVGFATLFFAFSAWAITVAAGPSGVVDASRKSPTMIFDLNEARIGNTFTDILNVFFITGIFASLLSFHNVVARYAFAMGRDGLLPNAVSRTSRRGGAPVVGSMMQTVIALVVVIAFAVTDNKPGGDPSFAPMLRLFTWAGNVGALGVVLLMAVSSIAIIVFFIKRGAARVQAFRLATSAVAAVALLVIAFYAVKDFKVLLGVDPGYGLRWWLPGIVGIAALLGLVYGTVLKVKNPTAHARIGQGNEAFQLDKAASAAEPTA, from the coding sequence ATGCTGACGGGCAGTACCACCGAGATCAGCACGTTCAAGGGTGAGGACCGTGCACTGCGCGCGGACCGGATCGGTACTCCGGGTCTCCTCCTGTCGGTCCTCGCGGCCACCGCACCGCTGATGGTGATCGCAGGCGTGGTGCCCACCACCTTCGCCGCGGTGGGAATCGTGGGCGTGCCGCTGATCTTCCTCATCCTCGGCATCGTCCTGGTCCTGTTCAGCTTCGGATACGCCGAGATGAGCCGGCATGTGCACAACGCCGGTGCCTTCTACGCCTACATAGCCCGTGGACTGGGCGGCACCGTCGGCGCCGCGGCCTCCTATGTCGCCCTGGCCTCGTACAGCATCCTGCAGTGCGGCATCTACGGCATCTTCGGCTTCGAGATCTCCAGCCAGATCGCCGTGCACTGGAACCACACCGTCGACTGGTGGTGGCCGGCCCTCGGCGGTGTGGTCGTCGCGGGCGTCTTCGGCGCGCTGAAGATCGACGTCAACGCCAAGGTGCTCGGCGTGCTGCTGCTCGTCGAGACCGCGCTCATCGTGATCTTCGACGTCAGCTTTCTCTCCGACCCCGGCCCGCAGGGCGTCTCGCTGCACGCCTTCTCGCCCGACGCCGTCACCGGCGCCGGCTTCGGCACCGCGCTCTGCTTCTGCATCGCCGGCTTCACCGGCTTCGAACAGGCACCGGTCTACGCGGAGGAGACCGAGAAGCCGCAGCGTGTCGTCGCCCGGGTGATGTTCCTCGCGGTCGGCTTCGCCACCTTGTTCTTCGCGTTCAGCGCCTGGGCGATCACCGTGGCGGCCGGCCCGTCGGGTGTCGTCGACGCCTCGCGGAAGAGCCCGACCATGATCTTCGACCTCAACGAGGCGCGGATCGGCAACACCTTCACCGACATCCTGAACGTCTTCTTCATCACCGGCATCTTCGCCTCGCTGCTCAGCTTCCACAACGTGGTCGCCCGGTACGCCTTCGCCATGGGCCGCGACGGTCTGCTGCCCAACGCGGTCAGCAGGACCAGCCGCAGGGGCGGTGCCCCGGTCGTCGGTTCGATGATGCAGACCGTCATCGCCCTGGTGGTCGTCATCGCCTTCGCGGTCACCGACAACAAGCCCGGCGGTGACCCGTCGTTCGCACCGATGCTGCGGCTGTTCACCTGGGCGGGCAACGTCGGCGCGCTCGGCGTGGTGCTGCTGATGGCCGTGTCGTCCATCGCGATCATCGTCTTCTTCATCAAGCGCGGCGCCGCCCGGGTGCAGGCCTTCCGGCTGGCCACCTCCGCCGTCGCGGCTGTCGCCCTGCTGGTCATCGCGTTCTACGCGGTGAAGGACTTCAAGGTGCTGCTCGGTGTCGACCCGGGCTACGGCCTGCGCTGGTGGCTGCCCGGCATCGTCGGGATCGCCGCCCTGCTCGGCCTGGTCTACGGCACGGTGCTGAAGGTGAAGAACCCCACCGCACACGCCCGGATCGGCCAGGGCAACGAGGCGTTCCAGCTCGACAAGGCGGCCTCCGCCGCGGAGCCGACCGCCTGA
- a CDS encoding citrate synthase/methylcitrate synthase, with protein sequence MPTTEHNAPVDVPRGLKGVIVTDTVLGDVRGAEGFYHYREFSAVELAEQRTFEDVWHLMFHGTLPDAARRAAFTAETAALRRLPAEVRDALPAMARGCALSGPLAGLRTALSLTGAAAGFRPLYDLGPERRRADALAACAVVPTLLTALHRLGQGLDPVEPREDLPYAANYLYMLTGQEPEPARARAVESYLISTVDHGFNASTFTARVIASTGADLAACLVGAIGALSGPLHGGAPSRALDTLDAIGAPDRIDGWLREHILAGDRIMGFGHPVYRTEDPRSRLLKRIARGFGGDLVDFAVRVEERAEAILAELKPGRDLHINVEFFAGVVMELCGLPREMFTPTFAAARVVGWSANILEQAEDSKIIRPAARYVGPPPARPLPVG encoded by the coding sequence ATGCCGACCACTGAACACAACGCCCCCGTCGACGTACCCCGAGGTCTCAAGGGCGTGATCGTCACCGACACGGTGCTCGGCGACGTCCGCGGCGCCGAGGGTTTCTACCACTACCGGGAGTTCTCCGCCGTCGAGCTGGCGGAGCAGCGCACCTTCGAGGACGTCTGGCATCTGATGTTTCACGGCACGCTGCCCGACGCCGCGCGGCGCGCCGCCTTCACCGCCGAGACCGCCGCGCTGCGCCGGCTGCCGGCCGAGGTGCGCGACGCGCTGCCCGCCATGGCCCGCGGCTGCGCGCTCTCCGGGCCGCTCGCCGGGCTGCGGACCGCCCTGTCGCTGACCGGCGCCGCCGCCGGATTCCGCCCGCTGTACGACCTCGGCCCCGAGCGCCGCCGTGCCGACGCGCTGGCCGCCTGCGCCGTCGTCCCCACCCTGCTCACCGCCCTCCACCGGCTCGGACAGGGCCTCGACCCGGTCGAGCCGCGCGAGGACCTGCCGTACGCGGCGAACTACCTCTACATGCTCACCGGGCAGGAGCCGGAGCCGGCCAGGGCGCGGGCGGTCGAGAGCTATCTGATCTCCACCGTCGACCACGGCTTCAACGCCTCGACCTTCACCGCCCGGGTGATCGCCTCCACCGGCGCCGACCTGGCCGCCTGTCTGGTCGGCGCCATCGGCGCGCTCTCCGGGCCGCTGCACGGCGGCGCCCCGAGCCGCGCGCTGGACACCCTCGACGCCATCGGCGCCCCGGACCGGATCGACGGCTGGCTGCGCGAGCACATCCTGGCGGGCGACCGGATCATGGGCTTCGGCCACCCCGTCTACCGCACCGAGGACCCGCGCTCCCGGCTGCTCAAGCGCATCGCCCGCGGTTTCGGCGGCGACCTGGTGGACTTCGCGGTGCGGGTCGAGGAGCGCGCCGAAGCGATACTCGCGGAGCTCAAGCCGGGCCGCGACCTCCACATCAACGTGGAGTTCTTCGCCGGAGTGGTGATGGAGCTGTGCGGGCTGCCGCGGGAGATGTTCACACCCACCTTCGCCGCGGCCCGGGTGGTCGGCTGGAGCGCCAACATCCTGGAGCAGGCCGAGGACAGCAAGATCATCCGGCCGGCCGCCCGCTATGTCGGCCCGCCGCCGGCGCGGCCGCTCCCGGTCGGCTGA
- a CDS encoding citrate/2-methylcitrate synthase encodes MTEGSADLAGTGADRGDDGRISTREAAGRLGVKPETLYAYVSRGLLGSRRAVGGRGSTFDPAEVEALARRGRPAPPESAGGPSGGTADGWAQVRTGITLIDTDRYYFRGVDAVALAGAYSFEEVAEWLWTGVLRRGVRFTAPPQPLAAARRTAASLPADCGPVDRLRVAVIAAATADPLRFDLSQEAVLGSARALIPTLVDALPPAGQPQRAGGPLARRLWSRLTARPSDEASLRVLDAGLVLLIDHDLAASTLAARVAASARANPYAVVSAGLGALDGPLHGQASALAHRMLVEVLERGSAGPVVAEYLRAGQRIPGLGHRHYQGEDPRARLLFTLLDQVPAAAGALAAARDVVATAARHSPLHANVDLALGVLSASSGMPVQAGETVFAVARTAGWIAHALEEYGERPLRMRPDGSYDGPRPGRPLP; translated from the coding sequence ATGACGGAGGGATCGGCGGACCTGGCCGGCACGGGTGCGGACCGCGGCGACGACGGCCGGATCTCCACGCGGGAGGCGGCCGGGCGGCTCGGCGTCAAGCCGGAGACGCTGTACGCGTACGTCAGCCGCGGCCTGCTCGGCAGCAGGCGGGCAGTGGGCGGCCGGGGCAGCACCTTCGATCCGGCCGAGGTCGAGGCGCTGGCCCGCCGCGGCCGGCCGGCGCCGCCGGAGTCCGCCGGTGGTCCGAGCGGCGGGACCGCCGACGGCTGGGCGCAGGTGCGCACCGGGATCACGCTGATCGACACCGACCGCTACTACTTCCGCGGGGTGGACGCGGTCGCGCTGGCCGGGGCGTACTCCTTCGAGGAGGTCGCCGAGTGGCTGTGGACGGGGGTGCTGCGGCGCGGGGTGCGCTTCACCGCTCCCCCGCAGCCGCTGGCCGCCGCACGGCGGACGGCCGCTTCCCTGCCCGCCGACTGCGGGCCGGTGGACCGGCTGCGGGTCGCGGTGATCGCGGCGGCCACCGCCGACCCGCTGCGCTTCGACCTGTCGCAGGAGGCGGTGCTCGGCTCGGCCCGCGCGCTGATCCCGACGCTGGTCGACGCGCTGCCGCCGGCCGGGCAGCCGCAGCGCGCCGGCGGCCCGCTGGCCCGGCGGCTGTGGTCCCGGCTCACCGCGCGGCCGTCCGACGAGGCGTCGCTGCGGGTGCTGGACGCGGGCCTGGTCCTGCTCATCGACCACGATCTGGCTGCCTCCACGCTGGCCGCGCGGGTCGCCGCCTCCGCCCGGGCCAACCCCTACGCGGTGGTGTCGGCGGGGCTCGGCGCGCTCGACGGGCCGCTGCACGGGCAGGCCAGCGCACTGGCCCACCGGATGCTGGTGGAGGTGCTGGAGCGGGGCAGCGCCGGTCCGGTGGTGGCGGAGTACCTGCGGGCAGGGCAGCGGATCCCGGGTCTCGGCCACCGCCATTACCAGGGTGAGGACCCCCGGGCCCGGCTGCTGTTCACGCTGCTGGACCAGGTGCCGGCCGCGGCCGGGGCACTGGCCGCGGCCCGCGACGTGGTGGCGACCGCCGCCCGGCACAGCCCGCTGCACGCCAATGTCGATCTGGCCCTGGGTGTGCTCTCGGCGTCCTCCGGAATGCCGGTCCAGGCCGGCGAGACGGTGTTCGCGGTGGCGCGTACGGCCGGCTGGATCGCGCACGCGCTGGAGGAGTACGGGGAGCGGCCGCTGCGGATGCGGCCGGACGGTTCGTACGACGGCCCGCGCCCGGGCCGGCCGCTGCCGTGA
- the htpX gene encoding zinc metalloprotease HtpX: MNRNRFAADRGLTTRMVVTMFLIGLLYVVFVGALLVLLNSAWPLILIIAAVLFIAQFWFSDKIAAFSMGAHEVTPEQAPELHGVVDRICALGDLPKPRVAIADSDVPNAFATGRNQKNTMVCATTGLLRRLEPDELEGVIAHELSHVAHRDVAVMTIASFLGILAGVVTRIGLWGGFRRARDPGTAALAVLVPLVAAVVYVISFLLTRMLSRYRELSADRSAALLTGRPSSLASALTKVSGQIAAIPTKDLRKVEPFNAFFFAPALTNGASLGRLFATHPTIEQRLAQLGRITLELDRR, translated from the coding sequence ATGAACCGCAACCGCTTCGCGGCGGATCGAGGACTGACGACACGCATGGTCGTCACGATGTTCCTGATCGGGCTGCTCTATGTCGTCTTCGTCGGCGCACTGCTCGTCCTGCTGAACAGCGCCTGGCCGCTGATCCTGATCATCGCCGCCGTGCTGTTCATTGCACAGTTCTGGTTCAGCGACAAGATCGCCGCCTTCAGCATGGGTGCCCATGAGGTGACCCCCGAGCAGGCACCCGAACTGCACGGTGTCGTCGACCGGATCTGCGCGCTCGGCGACCTGCCGAAGCCCAGGGTCGCCATCGCCGACTCCGATGTGCCCAACGCCTTCGCCACCGGCCGCAACCAGAAGAACACCATGGTCTGCGCCACCACCGGCCTGCTGCGCCGGCTGGAGCCCGACGAGCTGGAAGGCGTCATCGCCCATGAGCTCTCGCACGTCGCGCACAGGGACGTGGCCGTGATGACGATCGCCTCCTTCCTCGGCATCCTGGCCGGCGTGGTCACCCGGATCGGGCTGTGGGGCGGCTTCCGCCGGGCCCGCGACCCCGGCACCGCCGCTCTCGCGGTGCTCGTCCCGCTGGTCGCCGCGGTCGTCTACGTGATCAGCTTCCTGCTCACCCGGATGCTGTCGCGCTACCGCGAGCTGTCCGCCGACCGCAGCGCCGCGCTGCTCACCGGCCGCCCCTCCTCCCTCGCCTCGGCGCTCACCAAGGTCAGCGGCCAGATCGCCGCCATCCCGACCAAGGACCTGCGCAAGGTCGAGCCGTTCAACGCCTTCTTCTTCGCCCCCGCGCTGACCAACGGCGCCTCCCTCGGCCGGCTCTTCGCCACCCACCCCACAATCGAACAGCGCCTGGCCCAGCTCGGCAGGATCACCCTCGAACTGGACCGCCGCTGA
- a CDS encoding quinone oxidoreductase family protein, which yields MRAIQITEFGGPEVLRQVELPDPVAGPGQMVIAVDSAGLNYADTHTVENSYLSRAALPMVPGAEVVGRTPDGRRVVALTDNGGYAERAVVQERLAHEVPDDVTDAQALAVVVQGLTAWHLLRTSARLAEGESVVVHAAAGGTGSLAVQLARTFGAGRVIATASTKDKRDLALELGADVAVDGASDGLKERLIEANGGRKVDVVLEMTGGPVFDASLAALAAFGRLVTYGMASRVPATPVRPAQLMGRSRAVVGFWLAHCLGRPGMYREPIAELLTMVAAGRLRPQLGGIYPLSEASRAHEDLRARRTVGKLVLDVRS from the coding sequence GTGCGTGCCATCCAGATCACCGAGTTCGGCGGCCCCGAGGTGCTGCGGCAGGTCGAACTGCCCGATCCGGTGGCCGGCCCCGGCCAGATGGTCATCGCGGTCGACAGCGCGGGCCTCAACTACGCCGACACCCACACCGTGGAGAACTCCTACCTCTCCCGCGCGGCGCTGCCGATGGTGCCCGGCGCCGAGGTGGTCGGCCGTACCCCGGACGGCCGCCGGGTCGTCGCGCTCACCGACAACGGCGGCTACGCGGAGCGGGCGGTCGTCCAGGAGCGGCTGGCGCACGAGGTGCCCGACGACGTCACCGACGCGCAGGCGCTGGCGGTGGTCGTCCAGGGCCTCACCGCCTGGCACCTGCTGCGGACCTCCGCCCGGCTCGCCGAGGGCGAGAGCGTGGTGGTGCACGCGGCGGCCGGCGGCACCGGATCGCTGGCCGTCCAGCTCGCCAGGACCTTCGGCGCCGGGCGGGTGATCGCCACCGCCTCCACCAAGGACAAGCGCGACCTGGCGCTGGAACTCGGCGCCGACGTGGCGGTCGACGGTGCTTCCGACGGGCTCAAGGAACGGCTGATCGAGGCGAACGGCGGGCGGAAGGTGGACGTGGTGCTGGAGATGACCGGCGGTCCGGTCTTCGACGCCTCGCTCGCCGCGCTCGCGGCCTTCGGCCGGCTGGTCACCTACGGCATGGCCTCCCGGGTCCCGGCCACCCCGGTGCGGCCCGCGCAGCTGATGGGCCGCTCCCGCGCGGTGGTCGGCTTCTGGCTCGCGCACTGCCTGGGGCGCCCCGGGATGTACCGCGAGCCGATAGCCGAACTCCTCACCATGGTCGCGGCCGGCCGGCTCAGGCCCCAGCTCGGCGGAATCTACCCGCTCTCCGAAGCGTCCCGCGCTCATGAGGACCTGCGCGCGCGGCGCACGGTCGGCAAGCTGGTGCTCGACGTACGCAGCTGA